From a region of the Microterricola gilva genome:
- the ileS gene encoding isoleucine--tRNA ligase has product MYPKGSNPASPDAAGAAFGVTPSPSFPAIEEDVLEFWKQDGTFQASIDNRDGQPEWVFYDGPPFANGLPHYGHLLTGYAKDVFPRYQTMRGKQVHRRFGWDTHGLPAELEAERQLGITDKSQIEEMGLAAFNGAARESVLRYTKEWQEYVTRQARWVDFENDYKTLDVTYMESVIWAFKRLHDKGLAYEGYRVLPYCWRDQTPLSNHELRMDDDVYKMRQDQTVTVTFPLTGPRAESLGLTAVRALAWTTTPWTLPTNLALAVGPEIEYAVVPAGPNGTPDATVLREEAAGLAPHTEVLGAEYLLAIDLVGGYAKDLGYDSAEEAIAAVSRTVRGSELEGVSYDRLFDHYADTEEWGTEKAWRFVVADYVTTSDGTGIVHQAPAYGEEDQKVCEAAGIPVILSLDDGGKFLPAVTDVAGQLWMDANKPLTQLLKAEGRLLRQASYEHSYPHCWRCRNPLIYKAVTSWFVRVTEFRDRMVDLNQDGIEWVPENVKDGQFGKWVGNARDWSISRNRYFGSPIPVWKSDNPEFPRVDVYGSLEEIQRDFGRLPLNAAGEPDLHRPYIDELTRPNPDDPSGQSTMRRISDVLDVWFDSGSMPFAQVHYPFENVEFFDEHHPADFIVEYIGQTRGWFYVMHVLSTALFDRPAYKNVISHGIVLGSDGQKMSKSLRNYPDVSEVFNRDGSDAMRWFLMSSSVLRGGNLVVTEEGIREGVRQVMLPLWSTWYFFSLYANASANGGYEAKLSTASTDVLDRYLLAKTRALIEDVTTDLDALDSTMAAAKLRDFADVLTNWYVRRSRDRFWAGVGADGGNSEAFDTLYTVLETYTRVAAPLLPLISERIWQGLTGGRSVHLEDWPDAASFPADDALVAAMDQVRAISGAALSLRKQSGLRVRLPLAKLTVVASATADLAEFAAIVREELNVKAVEFVELAEDSAAAYGITSKLTVNARAAGPRLGKGVQQVIQAARNGDWSELDGVVTAGGVELVSGEYELVLETASGGADQALALLPGGGFVLLDTATTAELEAEGLARDVIRAVQDARKAAGLEVSDRIRLTLGVSEDGRAAVQQHAELIAGETLATDVSVNGAAGGAALLQLAGGASVAIEVEKA; this is encoded by the coding sequence GTGTACCCCAAAGGTTCGAATCCAGCATCACCCGATGCCGCAGGCGCCGCGTTCGGCGTCACCCCATCGCCCAGCTTCCCGGCGATCGAGGAAGACGTTCTCGAGTTCTGGAAACAGGACGGCACCTTCCAGGCCTCGATCGACAACCGCGACGGCCAGCCGGAGTGGGTCTTCTACGACGGCCCGCCGTTCGCCAACGGCCTGCCGCACTACGGGCACCTCCTCACCGGCTACGCCAAGGACGTGTTCCCGCGTTACCAGACCATGCGCGGCAAGCAGGTGCACCGCCGCTTCGGCTGGGACACCCACGGCCTGCCGGCCGAGCTCGAGGCCGAACGCCAGCTCGGTATCACCGACAAGAGCCAGATCGAGGAGATGGGCCTCGCCGCGTTCAACGGCGCTGCGCGTGAATCCGTGCTGCGCTACACCAAGGAGTGGCAGGAATACGTCACCCGCCAGGCGCGCTGGGTCGACTTCGAGAACGACTACAAGACGCTCGATGTCACGTACATGGAGAGCGTGATCTGGGCCTTCAAGCGCCTGCACGACAAGGGCCTCGCCTACGAGGGCTACCGCGTGCTGCCGTACTGCTGGCGTGACCAGACGCCGCTCTCCAACCACGAGCTGCGCATGGACGACGACGTCTACAAGATGCGCCAGGACCAGACGGTCACCGTCACCTTCCCGCTCACCGGGCCCAGGGCCGAGTCGCTCGGCCTCACCGCCGTCCGGGCACTGGCCTGGACGACCACCCCGTGGACCCTGCCGACCAACCTCGCGCTGGCCGTCGGCCCCGAGATCGAGTACGCCGTCGTTCCTGCCGGCCCGAACGGCACACCGGATGCGACCGTTCTCCGCGAGGAGGCTGCCGGTCTCGCCCCGCACACCGAGGTGCTCGGCGCCGAGTACCTGTTGGCGATCGACCTCGTCGGCGGCTACGCCAAGGACCTCGGCTACGACAGCGCGGAGGAGGCCATCGCGGCCGTCTCGCGCACCGTCCGCGGCTCGGAGCTCGAGGGCGTCAGCTACGACCGCCTCTTCGACCACTACGCCGACACCGAGGAGTGGGGAACCGAGAAGGCCTGGCGCTTCGTCGTCGCCGACTACGTCACCACCTCTGACGGCACCGGCATCGTGCACCAGGCGCCCGCATACGGCGAGGAGGACCAGAAGGTCTGTGAGGCAGCCGGCATCCCCGTCATCCTCTCGCTCGACGACGGCGGCAAGTTCCTGCCCGCTGTGACGGATGTCGCCGGGCAGCTGTGGATGGACGCCAACAAGCCGCTGACGCAGCTGCTCAAGGCCGAGGGACGCCTGCTCCGCCAGGCCAGCTACGAGCACAGCTACCCGCACTGCTGGCGCTGCCGCAACCCCCTGATCTACAAGGCAGTCACGAGCTGGTTCGTGCGCGTCACCGAGTTCCGTGACCGCATGGTCGATCTGAACCAGGACGGCATCGAGTGGGTGCCGGAGAACGTCAAGGACGGACAGTTCGGCAAGTGGGTCGGCAACGCCCGTGACTGGTCGATCAGCCGCAACCGCTACTTCGGCTCCCCGATCCCGGTGTGGAAGAGCGACAACCCCGAGTTCCCGCGCGTCGACGTCTACGGCTCCCTCGAGGAGATCCAGCGCGACTTCGGCCGACTGCCGCTGAACGCGGCGGGCGAACCCGACCTGCACCGCCCGTACATCGATGAGCTCACCCGCCCGAACCCCGACGACCCGAGCGGCCAGTCGACGATGCGCCGCATCTCCGACGTGCTCGACGTCTGGTTCGACTCCGGCTCGATGCCGTTCGCGCAGGTGCACTATCCATTCGAGAACGTCGAGTTCTTCGACGAGCACCACCCGGCCGACTTCATCGTCGAGTACATCGGGCAGACCCGCGGCTGGTTCTACGTCATGCACGTGCTCTCCACCGCGCTGTTCGACCGGCCGGCGTACAAGAACGTCATCAGCCACGGCATCGTGCTCGGCAGCGACGGGCAGAAGATGTCGAAGTCGCTGCGCAACTACCCCGACGTCTCCGAGGTCTTCAACCGCGACGGATCCGACGCCATGCGCTGGTTCCTCATGTCGAGTTCCGTGCTGCGCGGCGGCAACCTCGTCGTCACCGAGGAGGGTATCCGCGAGGGTGTCCGCCAGGTGATGCTGCCGCTCTGGAGCACCTGGTACTTCTTCAGCCTGTACGCCAACGCCTCGGCGAACGGCGGCTACGAGGCCAAGCTCAGCACCGCGTCAACCGATGTGCTGGACCGCTACCTGCTCGCCAAGACGCGCGCGCTCATCGAAGACGTCACAACCGACCTCGACGCCCTCGACAGCACCATGGCCGCGGCCAAGCTGCGCGACTTCGCCGACGTGCTGACCAACTGGTACGTGCGTCGCTCCCGCGACCGCTTCTGGGCCGGCGTCGGCGCGGACGGCGGCAACAGTGAGGCATTCGACACGCTCTACACCGTGCTCGAGACGTACACCAGGGTCGCGGCGCCGCTGCTGCCACTCATCAGCGAGCGCATCTGGCAGGGCCTCACCGGCGGCCGCAGCGTGCACCTCGAGGACTGGCCGGATGCCGCATCCTTCCCGGCCGACGACGCCCTCGTCGCCGCGATGGACCAGGTGCGCGCCATCTCCGGTGCCGCCCTCTCGCTGCGCAAGCAGTCCGGTCTGCGCGTGCGCCTCCCGCTCGCGAAGCTCACCGTCGTGGCATCCGCCACAGCCGATCTCGCCGAGTTCGCCGCGATCGTGCGCGAGGAGCTCAACGTCAAGGCGGTCGAGTTCGTCGAGCTCGCCGAGGACAGCGCAGCCGCTTACGGCATCACCAGCAAGCTCACCGTCAACGCCCGCGCGGCCGGCCCGCGCCTCGGCAAGGGCGTGCAGCAGGTCATCCAGGCCGCCCGCAACGGTGACTGGAGCGAACTGGACGGCGTCGTCACCGCCGGCGGGGTCGAACTCGTCTCCGGCGAGTACGAGCTCGTGCTCGAGACGGCATCCGGTGGTGCCGACCAGGCACTCGCCCTGCTGCCAGGCGGAGGCTTCGTGCTGCTCGACACGGCCACGACGGCCGAGCTGGAGGCCGAGGGCCTGGCCCGCGACGTCATCCGAGCAGTCCAGGATGCCCGCAAGGCCGCCGGTCTCGAGGTCAGCGACCGCATCCGGTTGACGCTCGGCGTGTCGGAGGACGGCCGGGCCGCCGTGCAGCAGCACGCGGAGTTGATCGCGGGGGAGACCCTCGCGACGGACGTGTCCGTCAACGGGGCCGCCGGCGGCGCAGCGCTGCTGCAGCTCGCCGGAGGCGCCTCCGTGGCAATCGAGGTGGAGAAGGCATGA
- a CDS encoding DUF4233 domain-containing protein, with amino-acid sequence MSAARGSSVKRSLASIVLGFELVVIFLATLVIAFGPGAVLPPWVMLTVGGIVCLLAIATIGLLRHDWAYVLGWIVQGVVVLSGFFNPAMFFIGALFAGMWAYSMVTGARLDRQKAANAAPEQ; translated from the coding sequence GTGAGCGCCGCGCGCGGCAGTTCCGTGAAGCGCTCGCTCGCGTCGATCGTGCTCGGCTTCGAGCTCGTCGTCATCTTCCTCGCCACCCTCGTGATCGCATTCGGTCCTGGCGCGGTGCTGCCGCCATGGGTGATGCTCACCGTCGGCGGCATCGTCTGCCTGCTCGCGATCGCCACGATCGGCCTGCTGCGTCACGACTGGGCCTATGTGCTCGGCTGGATCGTGCAGGGCGTCGTCGTGCTGAGCGGCTTCTTCAACCCGGCCATGTTCTTCATCGGCGCGCTGTTCGCGGGCATGTGGGCGTACAGCATGGTCACCGGCGCCCGACTCGACCGCCAGAAGGCGGCCAACGCCGCGCCTGAGCAGTGA
- a CDS encoding bifunctional folylpolyglutamate synthase/dihydrofolate synthase: MSENIYDEFEEAADAVYRALLKRIGEVNPQPRLEPTRRALELLGDPQRSFPMIHVTGTNGKTSTSRMIESLLRAHGLRTGLMTSPHLVRFNERIMIDGEPIGNEALAANWADIAPYIAMVDSELVAAGDVPLTFFEALTVLAFACFADAPVDVAVVEVGMGGEWDSTNVADGQVAVFAPIALDHIGRLGNDISEIARTKSGIIKPSAAVVSAVQTPEALAELQRAVELTESTLAVQGEASGFELLSSTIAVGGQLISVRGLAGSYSEQFLPLYGSHQAQNAAVAIAAVEAFLGGGSQAIADDIVTEGLSGVTSPGRLQLVGIEPTVIVDAAHNPHGAEALVTALTSFFDFDEIAFVLGILEDKDAAGIIRAIAPAAARIHVTRSSSERAIGVDELADTVVDIGRDDATFRFDDLETAIEQARRWAADAPRRAVVVTGSITLVGEALSLAAAGDWMNP; this comes from the coding sequence ATGAGCGAGAACATCTACGACGAGTTCGAGGAGGCGGCAGACGCCGTCTACCGCGCGCTCCTCAAGCGCATCGGCGAGGTGAACCCGCAGCCTCGGCTCGAGCCGACCCGCCGCGCCCTGGAGCTGCTGGGTGACCCGCAGCGTTCCTTCCCGATGATCCACGTCACGGGCACCAACGGCAAGACGAGCACGAGCCGCATGATCGAGAGCCTCCTGCGTGCGCACGGCCTCCGCACCGGCCTCATGACGAGCCCGCACCTGGTCCGCTTCAACGAGCGCATCATGATCGACGGCGAGCCCATCGGCAACGAGGCCCTCGCCGCGAACTGGGCGGACATCGCGCCGTACATCGCCATGGTCGACTCCGAGCTCGTCGCAGCAGGCGACGTGCCGCTGACCTTCTTCGAGGCGCTGACGGTGCTGGCGTTCGCCTGCTTCGCCGACGCGCCAGTCGACGTCGCCGTCGTCGAGGTCGGCATGGGCGGCGAGTGGGACTCCACCAATGTCGCCGACGGCCAGGTCGCCGTCTTCGCCCCGATCGCCCTCGACCACATCGGTCGACTCGGCAACGACATCTCCGAGATCGCCAGGACGAAGTCGGGCATCATCAAGCCGTCCGCGGCCGTCGTGTCGGCCGTGCAGACGCCGGAGGCCCTCGCCGAGCTGCAGCGCGCGGTCGAGCTCACCGAATCGACGTTGGCCGTTCAGGGCGAGGCATCCGGCTTCGAGCTGCTCAGCAGCACGATCGCCGTCGGCGGGCAGCTGATCAGCGTCCGAGGCCTCGCCGGCAGCTACAGCGAGCAGTTCCTGCCGCTCTACGGCAGCCACCAGGCGCAGAACGCGGCCGTCGCGATCGCCGCGGTCGAGGCGTTCCTCGGCGGCGGCTCCCAGGCCATCGCCGACGACATCGTGACGGAGGGCCTCAGCGGCGTGACGTCACCGGGTCGCCTGCAGCTGGTCGGCATCGAGCCGACCGTGATTGTGGATGCCGCACACAACCCGCACGGGGCAGAGGCACTCGTCACCGCGCTCACGAGCTTCTTCGACTTCGACGAGATCGCCTTCGTGCTCGGCATCCTGGAAGACAAGGACGCCGCAGGCATCATCCGCGCGATCGCCCCGGCTGCCGCGCGCATCCACGTGACGCGGTCGAGTTCCGAACGCGCCATCGGCGTCGACGAACTCGCCGACACGGTGGTGGACATCGGCCGCGACGACGCGACGTTCCGCTTCGACGACCTCGAGACGGCCATCGAACAGGCTCGCCGCTGGGCGGCCGACGCCCCGCGCCGTGCCGTCGTCGTCACCGGCTCGATCACCCTCGTCGGTGAGGCGCTGTCCCTGGCCGCTGCCGGCGATTGGATGAACCCGTGA
- the ndk gene encoding nucleoside-diphosphate kinase produces the protein MSTIEETLVLIKPDGVARSLSGEILRRIEAKGYSIVDIRMLQAERSLLAEHYAEHEGKPFYEPLVEFMESGPIVAVRVAGNRVIEGFRSLAGTTDPTTAAPGTIRGDLARDWGLKVQQNLVHGSDSPESAERELQLWFS, from the coding sequence ATGAGCACCATCGAAGAGACGCTGGTCCTGATCAAGCCGGATGGCGTTGCTCGCAGCCTCAGCGGCGAGATCCTGCGCCGCATCGAGGCCAAGGGCTACTCGATCGTCGACATCCGCATGCTGCAGGCAGAGCGTTCGCTGCTCGCCGAGCACTACGCGGAGCACGAGGGCAAGCCGTTCTACGAGCCGCTCGTCGAGTTCATGGAGTCCGGCCCCATCGTCGCCGTGCGCGTCGCAGGCAACCGCGTGATCGAGGGCTTCCGCTCGCTCGCGGGCACCACGGACCCGACCACGGCAGCGCCTGGCACGATTCGCGGCGACCTCGCCCGCGACTGGGGCCTCAAGGTGCAGCAGAACCTCGTGCACGGCTCCGACTCGCCCGAGTCGGCCGAGCGCGAACTGCAGCTGTGGTTTAGCTAG
- a CDS encoding vitamin K epoxide reductase family protein gives MPETASTRSSVAQGVVFVILGAIGLLAAFALTLEKFHLLQNPGSVPSCDFSLLVQCGANLSSPQGSIFGFPNPVIGLMAWPVVITIGVALIGGSRFPRWFWLGLNLGVAGALAFVIWLIGTSIFALSTLCPWCMVTWSVVIPLFWMVTFDNLRTGRLPLGSATRRFASAAYSWIPLITLGCLVVIAVIAQLRLDVLNYL, from the coding sequence ATGCCCGAAACTGCATCTACGCGTTCCTCCGTGGCCCAGGGGGTCGTGTTCGTCATTCTGGGCGCAATCGGCCTGCTCGCGGCGTTCGCACTCACGCTGGAGAAGTTCCATCTGCTGCAGAATCCCGGCTCGGTTCCGAGCTGCGATTTCAGCCTGCTCGTGCAGTGCGGAGCCAATCTGAGCTCCCCACAGGGCTCGATCTTCGGCTTCCCGAACCCCGTGATCGGCTTGATGGCGTGGCCCGTCGTCATCACGATCGGCGTCGCGCTGATCGGTGGGAGCCGCTTCCCCCGCTGGTTCTGGCTCGGCCTGAACCTCGGAGTTGCCGGGGCCCTCGCCTTCGTCATCTGGCTGATCGGCACGAGCATCTTCGCGCTGTCGACGCTCTGCCCGTGGTGCATGGTGACGTGGAGCGTCGTGATCCCGCTGTTCTGGATGGTCACATTCGACAACCTCCGCACGGGGCGACTCCCCCTCGGCTCCGCGACGCGCCGCTTCGCGTCGGCCGCCTACAGCTGGATCCCGCTGATCACGCTCGGCTGCCTCGTCGTGATCGCCGTCATCGCCCAGCTGCGACTCGACGTGCTCAACTACCTCTAG